The window AGTCGACGCCGGCCTCGACGTAGACGACTTCGCGCCGCAACTGTCGTTCTTCTTCAACGCGCACAACAACATCCTCGAAGAAGTCGCGAAGTTCCGCGCCGCCCGCCGCATGTGGGCGACGATTATGGAAGAACGCTTCGGCGCGGAGAACCCCAAGTCGATGCAACTGAAGTTCCACACCCAGACGGGTGGGTCGACACTCACCGCTCAGCAAGTCGAGAACAACGTCGTTCGCGTCGCCTATCAGGCCCTGGCGGCGGTCCTCGGTGGCACCCAGTCGCTCCACACGAACGGGAAAGACGAGGCGTTGTCGCTACCGACTGAGAAATCCGTTCGGACGGCGCTCCGAACACAGCAGATTCTCGCCCACGAGTCCGGTGCGGCCGACACTATCGACCCACTCGCAGGAAGTTACTACGTCGAAGCCCTTACCGACGAAATCGAGGCGGAAGCGTTCGACCTGCTCGACGAAGTCGACGAACGCGGAGGGATGCTCGACGCCATCAAGAACCAGTGGGTTCAGCGGGAGATTCAGGACGTCGCCTACGAACGCCAGCGTGAAGTCGAGGCGGGCGAACGCGTCATCGTCGGCGTCAACGAGTATCAGGTCGACGAGGAACCGAACCCGGACGTTCAGGAAGTCTCCGAAGAAGAAGAACAGAAACAGGTCGAGTCGCTCGAAGCGGTCAAAGACGAACGCGACTCCGAAGCGGTCGAGCAAGCACTCGACGACGTGCGTGCCGCCGCGAACTCCGACGAGAACCTCCTCCCACCCATCGTCGAGGCGGTCAAGGCGTACGCGACGGTCGGCGAAATCTGCGGCGTCCTCCGCGAAGAGTTCGGCGAGTACGCCCCCGAGATGGCCTGAGTCACGGTACCAACCTCCGTGACAAAACGTAACTAATTTTATACTTTCACTCGGCTAAGAAGACTTATTATCGACCCCCGAGTGGCCGATAACGAGGATTGACGATGCCTCTTACTGGATTCTGACCCCCCGTCACACGCCCGGTCGCTCCCGCGTCTATCGCGGCTTCCACTACTTCAGCGGCGCACAGCCGTGCGGCCGGCGCGTCGTGGGGCATCTCACATTCGAGAGCCCCCGGTATCGTATCCGACTGTCCCCACCAGAACACAGATGTCACGAAGACACCTCCGACACTCTCGTACCGTCTCCGACTACCCCCCAACCCACCACAAACCCGCGCCCTCGTTTACGGTGCAGGCTATCGTGCTGGCCCTCGCCGCCGGTGTGGTCGTAGTCGCTAGCTACCCCGTGCTGTCGCTGGTCGCTACGACTGCGCTCGTCGGCCTCGTGGCCGCCGCTCGCGTCCTCGTTGCTCGCATCGAGCGCTCGTCGATGAAGGTTGCCGTCCCCGGGTTCCCCGTCGAAGTCACCGTCGCGCGTACGACGCGCGACTGAGTCGACAGTGACTCGCCGCTGACGCTCGGCCCTCCACACGCCCGCTGACGCCCAGTCCGCCACAGTCTCCGCCGATGCTCGGCCCTCCTCCCTCCGGTTCGCCCCGCGTTCCACCGCTTCAGCCCTCCACCTCACCTGTTTTTTTACTGCCCACCGACGAGACGCCTCACTCGCCGACGCTCGGGTGGCCGAGTCGACGGCGGAGGACACGCACTCCTGTCGCGACGAGCATCGCCTGTACGTATCCGAACACCACGAGCGCCGAGTAGAATACTGTGTTCTCGCCGACTCCGAATTCGTTGAACGCGAGTGTATCGAGGAAGAACGCGGCGGCTAACGCCGGGAAGTCGACAATCCACACCTCTTTCGGGAGCACGCCGACGAACCCAGCACCCCACGCGAGAACGAGGACGACGAACACGGCGAGTGTCTCCGGTGCCGTGGCCAGTCGAACTGCGCCACGAGCGAACCGGGTCGCGATGTCGCTCACGGTGAGTCTCGCTTACGCGACGTCTTGATTCGAATCGGACTCGTCTGCGAGCGTGACCGCCGTCCCGTACGCGAGAATCTCCGCCGCACCCTGTGCGACTTCTGCGGTGACGTACCGGACGCTGACGATGGCATCTGCACCCATCGACGCTGC is drawn from Haloferax litoreum and contains these coding sequences:
- a CDS encoding acyl-CoA mutase large subunit family protein translates to MFDPDELDQIREAKAEWEEETLSPTLDRFGERKDEFTTDTGGNDVERLYTPADADVDYEEDIGFPGEKPYTRGVYPTMHRGRLWTMRQYAGFGTAAETNERFRYLIDNGSSGLSLAFDLPTQMGYDSDATMAAGEVGKSGVAIDSLHDMETVFEGIDLGDVSTSMTINAPASVLLAMYVALGDKQGVPREQLRGTIQNDILKEYIARNLYIYPPEPSMRLITDIFEFCAQETPKFNTISISGYHIREAGSTAAQEVAFTLGDGIQYVQAAVDAGLDVDDFAPQLSFFFNAHNNILEEVAKFRAARRMWATIMEERFGAENPKSMQLKFHTQTGGSTLTAQQVENNVVRVAYQALAAVLGGTQSLHTNGKDEALSLPTEKSVRTALRTQQILAHESGAADTIDPLAGSYYVEALTDEIEAEAFDLLDEVDERGGMLDAIKNQWVQREIQDVAYERQREVEAGERVIVGVNEYQVDEEPNPDVQEVSEEEEQKQVESLEAVKDERDSEAVEQALDDVRAAANSDENLLPPIVEAVKAYATVGEICGVLREEFGEYAPEMA